One Salvia miltiorrhiza cultivar Shanhuang (shh) chromosome 6, IMPLAD_Smil_shh, whole genome shotgun sequence genomic window, TGATCAGTTGAACCCAAAAATCTCAGATTTTGGTCTGGCAAGGTTGTTTCCAGGGGAAGAGACTCATTTGAACACATTCCGGATTTCTGGAACTCAGTAAGCAGAAATCCATCATCTGTCTCTTTCTTGTTTTGTCAAGTTctgttatttttcatgagatTCCATTTCTCCATCTTGTTGAAATTAACTACACTTGATGCAGTGGTTATATGGCTCCAGAGTATGCAATACATGGATATCTATCTGTGAAGACCGATGTCTTTAGCTTTGGTGTTTTGCTTCTAGAGATTGTTACTGGAAGGAAAAATCATGATAAGTTGCTTGGTGCTGAAAGGGCGGACCTGTTGCATTATGTAAGTATATTGCTATCATAAAAGTgtgtaaaaaaatatactactagTTTGCAAGTCTAAATGTCAAATGAGCTTTCTAAATATAGATTTAAATAagtatttaatcattttttcttaaaaaataaattagttgCTCTAAAACTAAAATATTGTTACTTATATTCATCCTTTTATACTAGGATAAATCAAGTTAATTATATGTATGTATAACTATTTAAAGTATAAAAGAATAAGTTATACCaagttaataatttaatatcatGCTTGCTCACAACTAACGAGCCGAGTAATGTCAAGTTTGACTGATTTAGTAACAAGCTCCACTAAATAAGCTCGAAAGAGTTTTTATATTATAGAGTTGAGATCTGAGTAACTCACGACTATCTTGGTTCATTTACAACCTCACTGAAAGGTGGTTGCTACTCTACTCTAGATGATTTTGCATGCTTGGGATTTGTGTAGTTTTTTGTTTAGAGCTATTGGATTCTAATGCTAGTTACCTATTTAGGCATGGAGATTATATCAAGCTGAGAAGTCATTAGAACTAGTTGATGAAAATCTCGACAAATATTCCCTAGAAGAAGCTGCAATATGCATTCAACTGGGGCTGTTATGCTGTCAAGCTAGTGTTACAGAAAGGCCAGATATGAATGCTGTCCATCTCATGCTATCGAGCGATTCTTTCACTATACCGAGGCCCGGGAAGCCCGGACTTCAAGGCCGCGTAGGCCGATGGACTACTACGACTTCTACTGCATTTACTAGCAACACCAATGGTAGCAGCACCCAAACTGCTGCTACTACCAAGGCGGAGACAACTAATGTTTTTGTTGAGGAATTCTCCAGAAATTCAATTTCTTATTCATCTATAGATGAAGGTAGATGAACTACTTTTTTAGATGTCATTGAAGGGTAAATAATATGTTCCTTGATTATTCTTGTTTTTTTAGTTTAGATTGTACAAAGCTGAGTATCTTGGAGTTCAGTTTCGTGGGTTCCGTCTATTCATCTTGTCTAATAATGTCATGTTAGTGTCTGAAGTTAACCTAATTTTGGAATATAAACTAGTACGCTAGAATTTTATGGAGTATACATGCAAATTTTGTGAGTAGTTGTCTTTTAACTAACTTATAGATTATTGTTTAGTTTGTGCATTTAGTATGTTATGTGTTATGTATATTGAAATTTCTATCTGTTAAATTAAATGGAACCACTTTTGGAAggtgtgaaaaataaattgtgTAAAAGTCAGCGTTTTGAAAAGTAATTCTTTAAAAGTGTATCTTAGAATGGCATAGGCAAAAATCAGATTTAGTGCAAAGAATTGGTCAAGAATGattcaaatatttaaattcaaatttgtcTTCGTTTAGACCactaaaaatattgttttaatGAGactcgacccttagtctgctctttctgtgctttcaagggttttttttttttttggtttttttcttttcttttttatataaaatcgtcatttaataatAAGACCACTAAAAATATTGAGGAAATTTTATTAAGTAGCCACTTTTGCTTAAGTAATGATAAATAGCCCACAAATTTAAAGACATATACCGGTCACATTTTGGGGGTAAAGACAAACTTGTCTTGAATGAAAAGGTTATTCGTGtagtttttttcataaattttatttttaaaatataaatacataaattttgtgCTTGTCTAATTTTTCCCCATATTAATACTGACATGTCCACCGAAGCTGCCTCCGTAGAGTGACCGGTCGACGGTCTTAATTACTTTTTTGAGTCATTTGTATTTAATtacacgaactttcagcattttctaatttttctcatgaacttcatatttttcttatttttcccaCGAAAGTTATTTCCTCCATATTTCTCACTCAATTATAGaatttttggatccaaatatcatattaaagcttttcaatttctcaacgctataaaaatttaaattaacattTTAATCATAACTAAGTGCAAACTCGTGGAGAAATATATCATGATAGaatttttggatccaaatattatattaaagatTTTCAATTTCTCgacacaataaaaaaaattaaattaatattttaaccataaCCAAAATTGCAACATAACCAATATAGAAACACAAACTAATTGACAAATATGAGGGAAATGATTTTTGTGGAAAAATCAGAAGAGTTTTAAGTTCGTGGAAAAATCAGAAGAATATTAAGTTCGtgagaaaaaatagaaaatgctgaaagtttgtgtatttataggtgaagaatGAGGTGAAAGGGGGAGGGGGAtgcattaaaatttaaatttgaaattcaattttgaaaaaaaaaattgggaaatGAGAATCTGCAGCACATGAAAATCGAGATGATTCCACGGTTCTCCTTGGTTTTTCCTATGGTTCCCAATTTGACCCGTGGAAATCGGCAGTTCTGGTTTAGATGCGGTTCCCGATGTGGTTCCGCACGATTCCGAACGAGGAACCAGCGGTTCGACACATTTGGAATCGGAATCGAACCGCCTAACCACGGTTACAGTTCCAGTTCCAGTTTGAAACCTTCACACAAGGTTCCGGTTCTAGAACAGTCCAAACCGATCTGGTTCAGTCGTTTGGTTCTTGGTTCTCGTTTTTTTAGCATCTCTAGTCTGGACTAGTCAGGTTCTGGGTCTGAGCGGGTCAAGTCTAGAACCAGAGTCAAAACCGTTACTTTGTAGCTCAATTGGTGATTAACGTTTTCCCGGGTTGATCCGGATGAAATCCGCCCATTGACATCTCTAGTGCATCACACGGGAGGTAGAGATGGCCAAAAAAAATCGGAACCGAGAATCGAAGTGGCAAACCGAACCGTTAGGGACGGTTTTGGAACTGGAACTGTGTGAGACGATTCCGAACTATAACCAAAACCTTGGTGAGGTGGTTTGGTTCCGGTTCTAAAGATCTGAAACCGGCAGTTCCCGATTCAAAATAGTAACCGAACAAGAGAGGACCGCAAAACCATGCAGAACCGGAACCGACAATTTCGAAGGTCCGAACCGCGAACCGTGGAATCGTCTCAGAAACCAAGGGGAACCGTAGAACCGTCTCGGACTGCGTGTAGTGTAGATTTTGATTTCCTAAAATATTtgactaaattttaatttcaaaatcaaattttaaatcATTTTCACCTCattcttcacctataaataCCCCACCCAATCCTCATTATTTCTCACACCAATCTCAAAtctacttctctctctctaagctTTCTAAATTCTATAGTTCTTGAGTTCTTGTTCTTTTGTTCTTTTGTTCTTAAGCTTTGAAGAAAGAAagttcttcttgcattcttGTTATTCTTgctctatttatatatttttcttcttctattaTCATGTATCTTCTTAATCCTCACAAATGGCTTCTTCCGGTTTAGGTTTTGGCTCTCGTCGTAATGTAATGATATGGGCAAAAGCTCTATTGATTATCAAGCTACCATTAGAAATAGACCACGAGGCTCTCGTTGTCTACGTGGTGTTGTTATTCGAAAAAATCCTCAAAAAGCAACATACCTTCCGACTTCTCAATTCCGAAAGGAGACAGGGGGGAAAGGGGACTTAATTAGTGCATGGCCAAATGACGTTGACATCTTAAATTGGTAGTCAATCAAGCAAAGATAATTCTCCATTCTCGTCATCATGGCCAAAGAGATATTTTTCGTCCCAGAATCAACGGTAGCGGTCAAGCAAGCTTTTAGCGAGGCAGGATACATGCTCAACGAACGAAGATCCCAAATGGCACCGCATAATCTTGAAGCCCAACTATTGCTCAAAGATCATACATTAGCCAAAGTAAGAGAGCAACAAACACAAATGAGAAGATTTGTTCCAAAAATACCCTATAACCACAACCGAAGTCGAAACCAACGATGCTTCAGAGTCATCTTAATGTACCGAAGGCGAAAACTTCGACAATGATTTTTTCTTCGACATGTAGAAGAATTCAAGATTATGCGGTGTCACCTAAGGTAAGACGAAGGTAAGAGAACTATATGGCTTTGATTCCTTCGGTATACGTAGGCAACTTAGGGCGCGTGTGGTAGCCTTTATGGGTTAATGCATTATAAACTTATCTTCATTTTAATAACAGagtttatgttattttgttTCAAGTGGTGTGTGTTTGGTGGGCACCACATGAACACACGACTATAAGCAAAATGTGTTTGGTGTATTCATATAAAATTGAGcttatgtattgaaattatatttttaaccCTGCAATTTTCCCACAATGACCGAAATGTCCAAATTTTTCTTGGGCCTATTTTAGGGGGGGAAATTGATAGACCCCACTCATTAGCTATTGAGCGAGAAACCACAAAGGCAAGGAGGGAAAACGAAGCCAGTTCCATTTGCTTTGGGTAGAATCATCGAGCCAACGCAATGAATCCAATGCATTTGGGTGAGTTCTAACTCTCTTTTCGGTTCATTTAAGTTCGTTACTACGTTCGATTATGTTTTCACTCATTCAAAACCAAAGTTCATAGGGTTTTTTGGTCGGAATTGTACCTGAAAAAAATCCGGTGAGTATTGTTGCTGGAATGAACTTGTATTTCTATGgttttgtaacaccccgatttttcgctagaataatattagattaCTTTTTAGAATAATTGGTAGAAATTAAgggaatttgaatttatttggacttaaaataaattagattGACAATCAAGAAGTTGAATTATATATtgttaataattatgattttatttatcataatTCTCAACGttttcataattataattagtTTGAAGAGTTTTCAAACGCAAGTTTATAGACTCAAGAATTTTTGGAAATGATTGTACAAATAGAATTTTTGGAAATGATTGTAcaaatagtatatatatatatatatgtgtgtgtgtgtgtgttaataattattttatttataatatatgtatatacgcATGTAATGTCTATGGCTAATTAAAGTTGTTAATTGATATGTATGCATATATATgcgtataatatataaaagtatatatatgataGTTATCAAATTgtgtttcattaaaataatatgaattgTTCTCTTTATATTCATGCATGAATTTACGTGGAAAGCTTTTAAAGCAATAACTAAGCATACCTATATAAATAGGCTGCTGACTAATCAAACCTATAGCCTATTGAAATTAGTATAAATAGTGGGTTTGGATGTTATTTTCGAGCACTGAGctcttaaaattgaaaataagcTTTTGAAATGTGGTCGTTCAAGAGGATTGAGAATAATCGACAGAAAGTATCACAGCATTAAGGTGGGTTCTATTTTCCAAAGtatatttgagttattaagctctgatgtaattatataaaatgtGGTATGTCCATGAAATGTTTTCACGTTCTCCCACTGTTTAATGCTCTTATGTTAACAATTGTGACTTTTAATAGGTCTAACACACCTATTAAAAGTTGTGCGCACGGTCTTAAGGTAGTGGATTGATCCCCACGAGCCTTATAGACGAAAGGAGGATTTTGGGTTCGCCCTTAATCCGGCTAGATGGTGTAGCTGACATGGGTTCGTCCCGGGGTCCCATCTAGTTaatgatgaatgaatgaatgattacTTCCCAGGGGTCGCCCAGGGACTACGAATGAAATGATAAGGGTAACAGTGGTGCTACGGTATGGCGCGCGCAATGAATGAAAATGTTTTGTGATTATAGAAGttaattgttttattttaaaaccttctataattcacgtatgtgcatggactatcatatgaaatgattatttcaaaaatgcacgacccactgggtacactagtactcagcccacaAATCTTTTCAATCTTTTCAGGTTAGTAAGATGGTGGAGACGGAAGCAGCTG contains:
- the LOC130990356 gene encoding G-type lectin S-receptor-like serine/threonine-protein kinase B120 → MRLFSDMCGCLRRRLSATAADDSAAEDTSGLFYKLETLQIATNFFSELNQLGHGGFGPVYKGLMSNGQEVAVKKLSLDSRQGIREFTNEVKLLLRVQHKNLVMLLGCCAEGPEKMLIYEYLPNRSLDYFLFDKKQSALLDWTKRFHIVKGIARGLLYLHEEAPERIIHRDIKCSNILLDDQLNPKISDFGLARLFPGEETHLNTFRISGTHGYMAPEYAIHGYLSVKTDVFSFGVLLLEIVTGRKNHDKLLGAERADLLHYAWRLYQAEKSLELVDENLDKYSLEEAAICIQLGLLCCQASVTERPDMNAVHLMLSSDSFTIPRPGKPGLQGRVGRWTTTTSTAFTSNTNGSSTQTAATTKAETTNVFVEEFSRNSISYSSIDEGR